The genome window CCGTGGATCACGCCGTCCTTGACGCTCCACAGCAGGGGATCGCCATCCCAGCCCTCCAGGTCCTTGCCGTTGAACAGGACCTTCATTCCGGCCGGTTCCGCGGGAACCGTCGAGGGGGCGTCTTCAGCAAACACCGACGTGGCGGTGAACAGGACCGCGAGGGACAGCAGAACGCGACGCATGGGCGACCTCCAGGAAAATCAGAAACGGACGCACTCGTCCGTCCGGTTCGCTCAAGATAGGGAACCCGCGAACCGCCGTCACGCAGCCGCGCGAGGGGCCGCCGAGGCCCATCGACGCGGGCGAAACCGCTCTCAGCCGTCACGGGGCCGCCGGCTTTGACGCGGAGCCCTCCGCGGGGGCAGTCCCTTCCCGCTGGAACAGCCGCGGCGCGAACTGGTGCAGGTAGTCGCGCCAGTTCAGCCAGGTGTGGCCCCCCGCCGTCTCGACGTAGGTGACGGCGAAACCTTTCTCCTTAAAGACTTCGACCGTCTTCCGGGACGTTCCGATCAGGAAATCCTCCCGTCCGGTGGCGAACCAGACCCGCACGTCCTTTTTGACCTCGGCATCCTCCAGGACGCGGCTGTGCTTCTGGATCCACTTCTCCGCCCCGTCGCCCCGGTCGATGCCGAAGACTCCCGAACTGAAGACGCCGACGTCCCCGTAATCCGCGAGATTCGCCAGGGCGATCTCCAGCGTCTGGGCGCCCCCCATCGAGAGTCCCGCGATGGCGCGGTGCTCGCGGCCGTCCCGGAGGCGGTATCGGGTCTCGGCGAGGGGACGGATGTCCCGCTGGAATTCCTCGACGAACTCCTTCATCTGCTTCTCGAAGTTGCCGCCGGGACCGAACTGAAACGGGCCGGTGTGCCCCATCGGCATGACGACCACCATCGGTTTCGCTCCCCCATCGGCGATGAGATTGTCGAGGATCGCCCCGGCCCGTCCGATCGAGCTCCAGGAGGCATCGCAGTCGAACGCCCCGTGGAGCAGGTACAGCACCGGATAGGTTTCGGTGCCGCGCTCGTAACCGGGGGGCGTATAGACGTGCAGGCGGCGTTGGCGGGAGAGGACCTGGGAATGGTACGTGACCTGGGAGATCGCCCCGTGCGGAACGTCCCGCGTGTCGAAGCTGGCGGAGCCGGGGACGAGGACCAGGCTCGACGCGTTCATGTTCGACTCGCTCGTCGCCGGATTGCGGGGATCCATGACCGCCAGGCCGTCGACATGGAAGTGGTATCGGTAGGCTCCGGCCGGAACGGCGGCGGTGGTCGCTTCCCAGACTCCGTCGTCCCGCTTCTTCATCGGCCGTCCGGCGAAATCACTGCCGGGAAGGTCGGCGCTGACCAAGCGGACCTCTTCCGCCTTGGGGGCGAAGAGACGGAACGTGAGGGCCCGTTCCGACGAGACCTCGACGGACTCGAAAGCGGGCGGGCGCGGCCCGAAGCCGTTCTGCCCGTGAGCGGCATTGGTGACAAGGACTACGGCGACCAGCGGAATGAGCAGTCGAACTCTCATGAAAGGCCTCCAGAAGGGAACGCGACAGGAAGTGGTCACGGAACGTGTCTGGCCCCGGTCCGGCACGGCTCGGATCAGGGCGAAGATGTGGCTGGCGTGTCTGCCGGACTGAGGCTGGCGGTGAGGGACCGGAGGAGCTGCACCAGCGTGGCGGTCTGTTCGGGAGCCAGGCTCGTGACGAGTTCCTGGCGGAGGGTGTCGCTCTTCCGCCAGAGCGTGCGAAAGGTGCTCCGTCCCTCTTTTGTCAGCGCGACCCGTCGGGCCCTTCGGTCGAGCGGTTGGGGTGTCCGCTCGACGAACCCGCGGCGTTCCAGGAGAACGAGCATGGCCCGGACGGTGTTGCGGTCGGAGCCGATTCGCGCGCCGAGCTCGCTCTGCGTGAGTGTCATCCCCTCGGACAGCGCGGCCAGGACGACGAACTGATCGGCGGTGATGCCGGCCTGTGCCATGACGGCATCGGTCCGACGATGGAGCGCCAGGTAGGCCAGCCGCAGCGACATCGCGAGCTCATGGGCGGTCATCGTCACGCCTCCTCAATACGACGTATACGTACAATATCATGCCAGCCGACGCGCCGTTTCAAAAGGGAACTGTCGCGGGCTTCACGCCGACTTTAGACGTGGCCGTGAAGGGGCGCGAGAACGATTGAGGCGGGGGGGCGCTCGGACCGCTGACCCAAACCGCGTCCTTGCCGGCAAAACGTCCGTAGCTCAAGCCCAACGTGCCACGGCAGCCAGGGGTCAGGGGGGCCACGCCCCCTTGCCGCCGGAGGCACTTCCATGAGGAACCGTGGTACGCAACGGATGTCCCCTGTGTGGTCCCGGCGTGGAGGACTCCCCCAACTACACCGCTGGCTTTGCAATCTCGCGGGTTGGTGAGGGGGCATACGACACGGTGTCCGCGCTTGGGCACGTGCTCCTTCAGACATCTCTCGACGAGAGGGCCTCCGGCGGGCAAGAGGGCTTCGCCCCCTTGCATCCCCCACCAGGGGGTACCCCCTGGACCCCGGTTCTTGGGCCGGTGAGCCGATGCCGTCTCCACGGTTCACAAACGACTGCGCAATACTCGGTCTTCGGCTCAGTAACAGACGACCTTCCGCCGCCGGGGCCGATGTCTAGCGCCGATCGCGCTTCTTCCAGAGAAAGCGCACGTGGTGCTCCAGGTGATCAACCGCCTTCTGCAGCAACTGCTCAAGCGTCTGC of Planctomyces sp. SH-PL14 contains these proteins:
- a CDS encoding esterase, encoding MRVRLLIPLVAVVLVTNAAHGQNGFGPRPPAFESVEVSSERALTFRLFAPKAEEVRLVSADLPGSDFAGRPMKKRDDGVWEATTAAVPAGAYRYHFHVDGLAVMDPRNPATSESNMNASSLVLVPGSASFDTRDVPHGAISQVTYHSQVLSRQRRLHVYTPPGYERGTETYPVLYLLHGAFDCDASWSSIGRAGAILDNLIADGGAKPMVVVMPMGHTGPFQFGPGGNFEKQMKEFVEEFQRDIRPLAETRYRLRDGREHRAIAGLSMGGAQTLEIALANLADYGDVGVFSSGVFGIDRGDGAEKWIQKHSRVLEDAEVKKDVRVWFATGREDFLIGTSRKTVEVFKEKGFAVTYVETAGGHTWLNWRDYLHQFAPRLFQREGTAPAEGSASKPAAP
- a CDS encoding MarR family winged helix-turn-helix transcriptional regulator, yielding MTAHELAMSLRLAYLALHRRTDAVMAQAGITADQFVVLAALSEGMTLTQSELGARIGSDRNTVRAMLVLLERRGFVERTPQPLDRRARRVALTKEGRSTFRTLWRKSDTLRQELVTSLAPEQTATLVQLLRSLTASLSPADTPATSSP